In Struthio camelus isolate bStrCam1 chromosome 4, bStrCam1.hap1, whole genome shotgun sequence, a genomic segment contains:
- the MTNR1A gene encoding melatonin receptor type 1A isoform X2, whose protein sequence is MGLSVIGSIFNITGIAINRYCYICHSLKYDKLYSDKNSLCYVVLIWVLTFVAIVPNLFVGSLQYDPRIYSCTFAQSVSSAYTIAVVFFHFMLPIAIVTFCYLRIWILVIQVRRRVKPDNNPKLKPHDFRNFVTMFVVFVLFAVCWAPLNFIGLAVAVNPETIIPRIPEWLFVSSYYMAYFNSCLNAIIYGLLNQNFRREYKRIIVTFCTAKVFFQDSSNDAADRMKSKPSPLITNNNQVKVDSV, encoded by the coding sequence ATGGGCCTAAGTGTCATTGGATCAATCTTCAATATTACAGGCATCGCTATCAATCGGTATTGCTATATCTGCCACAGTCTCAAATACGACAAGCTGTACAGCGACAAGAATTCTTTGTGCTACGTTGTTCTGATTTGGGTACTAACATTTGTTGCTATCGTGCCCAATTTGTTTGTGGGATCTCTACAATACGACCCTAGGATTTACTCTTGTACATTTGCACAATCTGTGAGCTCAGCGTATACAATAGCAGTAGTGTTTTTCCATTTCATGCTTCCCATAGCCATAGTTACTTTCTGTTACTTGAGAATATGGATCCTTGTTATTCAGGTAAGGCGAAGGGTTAAACCAGACAACAACCCCAAACTGAAACCGCATGACTTCAGAAACTTTGTCACCATGTTTGTGGTATTCGTACTATTTGCAGTCTGCTGGGCTCCTTTGAACTTTATAGGCCTTGCTGTGGCTGTTAACCCAGAAACTATAATCCCTAGGATTCCAGAGTGGTTGTTTGTATCTAGTTATTACATGGCATATTTCAACAGCTGCCTTAATGCTATCATATATGGACTCCTGAACCAGAATTTCAGAAGAGAATACAAGAGAATTATTGTCACTTTTTGTACAGCAAAAGTTTTCTTCCAGGATAGTTCTAATGATGCAGCAGACAGGATGAAAAGTAAGCCTTCTCCGTTGATTACAAACAACAATCAAGTGAAGGTGGACTCTGTGTGA